One Ochotona princeps isolate mOchPri1 chromosome 29, mOchPri1.hap1, whole genome shotgun sequence genomic region harbors:
- the LOC101516041 gene encoding immunoglobulin lambda constant 1: MEPGGDQVGPGPGPRLHWVLLLLLELVAGTQDRLSPEAAPRSKSLGPRAPAGNSHFSPQSPWHRSPLQPGPREAGPMCWPHGFWSDSQSHWYIFSSGTSLTVTGQPVVAPTVTLFPPSREELKGSRATLVCLINDFYPGEVTVIWKADGTTVTQGVDTTKPLKHSNHKYTASSFLNLSRRQWLLHSRFTCQVTHKGKTVEKSVAPAHCL; the protein is encoded by the exons atggaacctggaggtgATCAGGTAGGGCCTGGGCCCGGCCCCAGGCTGCACtgggttctgctgctgctgctggagctggtgGCAGGTACCCAGGACCGGCTGAGCCCAGAGGCAGCACCGCGGagcaagtccctgggccccagaGCACCAGCAGGAAACAGCCACTTCAGCCCACAAAGCCCATGGCACAG GTCACCGCTCCAGCCTGGCCCCCGGGAGGCAGGCCCCATGTGCTGGCCTCATGGGTTTTGGTCTGACTCTCAGTCACACTGGTACATCTTCAGCAGCGGGACCAGCCTCACCGTCACAG GTCAGCCAGTGGTGGCCCCCACGGTCACTTTGTTCCCGCCCTCCCGTGAGGAGCTCAAGGGCAGCAGGGCCACCCTGGTGTGTCTGATCAACGACTTTTACCCGGGTGAGGTGACAGTGATCTGGAAGGCAGATGGCACCACTGTCACCCAGGGTGTGGACACCACCAAGCCCTTAAAACACAGCAACCACAAGTACACGGCCAGCAGCTTCCTTAACCTGTCACGTAGACAGTGGTTACTGCACAGTCGCTTCACCTGCCAGGTCACACACAAGGGAAAAACCGTGGAGAAGAGCGTGGCCCCTGCACACTGTCTGTAG